From a region of the Candidatus Pelagibacter sp. FZCC0015 genome:
- a CDS encoding pyridoxine 5'-phosphate synthase, with protein sequence MKRLGVNIDHIATLRNARGEKHPDPLYAAKKVISYGADSVTIHLREDRRHINDIDAKKICGLRNVPVNLEISMNKEIVNKVLKIKPNFICLVPENRKEITTEGGLNIKKNLNKLDKIIKKFKKAKIRTSLFINPSSNDIRLAKKLNADCIEIHTGKLANLVKSKKNYSNELNRIKKSTKLASSLNIEVHAGHGLDYKTTKMLTKIIEIEEYNIGHFIIGESIFDGFSKVIKNFKKIIKK encoded by the coding sequence GTGAAAAGGTTAGGTGTAAATATAGATCATATTGCAACTCTACGAAACGCTCGTGGAGAGAAACATCCAGATCCACTATACGCAGCCAAAAAAGTTATTAGTTATGGAGCCGATTCCGTAACAATACATTTAAGAGAAGATAGAAGGCATATAAATGATATTGATGCAAAAAAAATCTGTGGTTTAAGAAATGTACCTGTAAACCTTGAAATTTCTATGAACAAAGAAATTGTTAATAAAGTACTTAAGATAAAACCAAATTTTATCTGTTTAGTTCCAGAAAATAGAAAAGAAATTACTACCGAAGGAGGCTTAAATATAAAAAAAAATCTTAATAAATTAGATAAAATTATTAAAAAATTTAAAAAAGCAAAGATAAGAACAAGTTTATTCATTAATCCTTCCTCAAATGACATTAGACTTGCTAAAAAATTAAATGCTGATTGTATTGAAATACATACTGGAAAACTAGCAAACCTAGTTAAATCAAAAAAAAATTATTCTAATGAATTAAACAGAATTAAAAAAAGTACAAAATTAGCATCAAGTTTAAATATAGAAGTTCATGCTGGTCATGGTTTAGATTATAAAACCACGAAAATGTTAACAAAAATAATAGAAATTGAGGAGTATAATATTGGACATTTTATAATTGGAGAGTCAATATTTGATGGATTTTCAAAAGTAATTAAAAACTTTAAAAAAATTATAAAAAAATAA
- the acpS gene encoding holo-ACP synthase, which translates to MKILGIGVDIVENKRIQKSIKNPLFKKRIYSSKELKQSNASSNKVAYFSKRFAAKEAFSKALGTGFRMNLNFKDIEVANNKMGKPYYVKNKKITKIIQKNFKIKNFKCFLSISDEKNYSTAFTIIQTS; encoded by the coding sequence ATGAAAATTCTTGGTATTGGTGTTGATATTGTTGAAAATAAAAGAATTCAAAAATCGATTAAAAATCCTTTATTTAAAAAAAGAATTTACTCATCTAAAGAATTGAAACAATCTAATGCTTCAAGCAATAAAGTAGCTTATTTTTCAAAGAGATTTGCTGCAAAAGAAGCATTTTCTAAAGCTCTTGGCACAGGTTTTCGTATGAATTTAAATTTTAAAGATATAGAAGTTGCTAATAACAAAATGGGAAAGCCTTATTATGTTAAAAATAAAAAAATTACAAAAATCATTCAAAAAAACTTTAAAATCAAAAATTTTAAATGTTTTCTATCAATTTCGGATGAAAAAAATTATTCAACAGCATTTACTATTATTCAAACATCATGA
- the lepB gene encoding signal peptidase I, producing the protein MKLDKNFFSENIKTLIYALIIAVIIRSLLVQPFYIPSSSMEPTLLVGDRLFVTKYTYGYSKHSFPFSPPILNKRIMFSSPERGDVIVFKTPADNRTDYIKRLIGLPGDKIQFIDSNLYLNNSEILKSKINNKTTIFCGDKSIDVYRFEEKLSNGKKFHTVYLKDYTYQNSDVFTVPKDHYFFLGDNRDCSKDSRYLTSVGYVHKDNLVGKAQFIFFSSDKRIGSFVEFWKWHKSIRFNRTFNKIN; encoded by the coding sequence ATGAAATTAGATAAAAATTTTTTTTCAGAAAATATAAAAACTTTAATTTATGCATTAATAATTGCAGTTATAATTAGATCACTTTTAGTACAACCATTTTATATTCCATCATCATCCATGGAACCTACTTTATTAGTAGGTGATAGGTTGTTTGTAACAAAATATACCTATGGATATAGCAAACACTCATTTCCTTTTAGTCCTCCAATATTAAACAAAAGAATTATGTTTAGTAGTCCTGAAAGAGGTGATGTAATTGTATTTAAAACACCAGCAGATAATCGTACAGATTACATTAAAAGATTAATTGGTTTACCTGGTGATAAAATTCAATTTATAGACTCTAATTTATATTTAAATAATTCTGAAATTCTTAAATCTAAAATTAATAACAAAACTACAATTTTCTGTGGTGACAAAAGTATTGATGTTTATAGATTTGAAGAAAAACTTTCAAATGGTAAAAAATTTCATACTGTTTATTTAAAAGATTATACCTATCAAAATTCTGATGTGTTTACTGTACCAAAAGATCATTATTTCTTTTTAGGGGATAACAGAGACTGTTCTAAAGATAGCAGGTACTTAACAAGTGTTGGATATGTGCATAAAGATAATTTAGTAGGAAAAGCTCAATTTATATTTTTCTCTTCAGATAAAAGAATAGGAAGTTTTGTTGAATTTTGGAAATGGCATAAGTCAATAAGATTTAATAGAACCTTTAATAAAATTAATTAA
- the pyrE gene encoding orotate phosphoribosyltransferase: protein MLSLKKSLSILKKTNALLEGHFVLSSGLHSSKYIQCAKLLSYPNLADKICKSLAKKIKKKFKKIDLILAPAMGGVIIGYEIGKLLKKETIFCERVNGKFTLRRGFNIKKGTRVLIIEDVITTGKSSLECVKLIKKSKAKLIGFASIIDRSTKQSLKIKTGITSHLKIDVPTYKANKLPQELKSIPITTPGSRFIK, encoded by the coding sequence ATGCTTTCACTCAAAAAATCCTTAAGTATTTTAAAAAAAACTAATGCATTATTAGAAGGTCACTTTGTTTTATCCTCAGGTCTACATTCTTCAAAATATATTCAATGTGCAAAACTTTTAAGTTACCCTAATTTAGCTGATAAAATTTGCAAATCCTTAGCAAAAAAAATTAAAAAAAAATTTAAAAAAATTGATTTAATATTAGCTCCTGCAATGGGGGGGGTAATTATTGGATATGAAATAGGAAAATTGCTTAAAAAAGAAACAATTTTTTGCGAAAGAGTAAATGGTAAATTTACTCTCAGAAGAGGTTTTAATATTAAAAAAGGTACAAGAGTATTAATTATAGAAGATGTAATCACTACGGGAAAATCAAGTTTGGAGTGTGTTAAATTGATTAAAAAATCAAAAGCAAAATTAATTGGATTTGCATCCATTATTGATCGATCAACCAAACAATCTTTAAAAATAAAAACTGGAATAACATCTCATTTAAAAATTGATGTTCCAACTTATAAAGCAAATAAATTACCACAAGAACTTAAATCTATACCAATAACAACTCCAGGAAGCAGATTTATTAAGTGA